DNA sequence from the Fuscovulum ytuae genome:
CCCTTCTTTGCCCTGACCTTCGGGTTGGGCATGGGAGAAGTCGCCGTCGGCGCACCCCAACCGGTGGCCGATGCCTTGGTCGATATCCCCGATTTCGCCGGTATCCGGGAACAGCAGATCGGGTTTGAGGCGCGCACCACCTCGGTTGCGACTGGCTTGGCAAAGTCACTGAACGAAGCGCTTTACGGCGCGCGCTTCACCATGGATGCGGGTCAATTGCGCTATGGCGCGTCGCTGCACAAGGTCACCCATCGGTCTGGCCTGCATTGGCAGGTGGCGGGCGAATATCAGGCCGGGATCGACAGCCAGATCGAAGGCGTTCTGGAAGGCGAAGATGGCAATCTGGGCATCACCCTTGGCGCGGCGCATAAGACCGGGCAATTCGACATGGGGCTTTACCTGATCAGCCAGCGGATCGTCGGGTCAACCGATGCCGCCGTCGCCTATGTGGGCGTGGCGGTGAATGATGCGCTGACCCTGCGCGGGCATCTGCGGACCGAAGATGGCACGGTCAACAACAACATGATCGGGATCGAGGCGGAATATGGCTTTAACAACGGGGCCTATGCCCAGTTCGGCGCCGCCGATGGCAACAACACCAGCATGACGATTGACGCCTCAGTCGGCTTCAAGTTCTGATCGAAGATCGCGCGCGAACATATTGAAAAGGCGGGGTTTACCCGCCTTTTTTATGCCCGCCCCAGCTTGGCGAAACGCGCGGCGCGCAGCCGATCGAAATCATCCCCCGCATGATAGGACGACCGCGTCAGAGGCGTGGCCGATACCATCAGGAACCCTTTGCCATAGGCCGCCGTCTCATATCCCTTGAACTCATCCGGCGTCACGAACCGCGCCACGCGGTGATGTTTTGGCGTCGGTTGCAGATATTGGCCAATGGTCAGGAAATCCACATCCGCCGCCCGCATGTCATCCATCACCTGCAACACGGCCTGCCGATCCTCGCCCAGCCCCACCATGATCCCCGATTTGGTGAACATGCCAGGGTCCATCTCCTTGACCTTCTGCAACAGGCGCAGGGAATGGAAATAGCGCGCACCGGGCCGCACCTCTGGGTAAAGGCCCGGCACCGTTTCCAGATTGTGGTTGAACACATCCGGCCGCGCCTCGACCACGGTTTCAAGCGCGCTTGGCGGGCATTTCAGGAAATCCGGCGTCAGAATCTCAATCGTCGTGTCGGGCGCGCGATGGCGGATCGCGCGGATCGTCTGGGCGAAATGCTCCGCCCCGCCATCCTCCAGATCATCCCGGTCGACCGAGGTGATCACCACATGCTTCAGCCCAAGCTGTTCCACCGCATGGGCCACCCGCCCCGGTTCAAAGGCATCCAGCGCCTGCGGCTTGCCCGTCGCCACATTGCAGAAGGTGCAACCACGGGTGCAAATCTCGCCCATGATCATCATGGTGGCATGGCCCTGCGACCAGCACTCCCCCACATTGGGACAGCCCGCCTCTTCGCAGACCGTCACCAACTTTTTCTCCTTCAGGATGTCCCGCGTCTTCTTATAGCCTTCCGACGTCGGGGCCTTCACGCGGATCCAAGCGGGCTTCTTCGGCTGTTCATTATCTGGCCGATGCGCCTTTTCGGGGTGACGCTGATCAGGAAGCTTGAGGTCGCGCAACAGGATGTCCTCCCAAGGAATGTCCCTGAAATACGCGCTTCGCCCCCCCGGCGCAACAGGACGCCCTGCCGCGCCGCCTTGCAGCGGGCGCAAGGCTCTTGCGCGCGACGCAGGCCACTAGCCGATGCGCGCGCGGGTTCCCTGTTCGTCGTAATGCCGCTTCAACCGTTCCAGCGCGATACGCAAGACGATCTTGCCAGACCGCGCCGCCCATCCCAGATGGCGTTCCGTCGTCTCGATCCCTTCCAAAAAGCAGCACACGCGCAGCACCACATCCCCCAAGCCGGGGCCAAGATCGCGCAGCGCATCGGCCACCCGGTCCCGCGCCGCGCGTGGCCCCTCGGCAAGGCTCGGCCCGGTGCCATATCCGCCGCGATCCCCCGCCGTCAGAAAGCGTTCCCAATTTTGCGCCACGCGCGGCCCCATCTGCGCCAATTCGAAATCCTCGCGCAGCCGTTCGGCCACACGCACCAGATCGTGGCTCAGATAGGGCTTGCCGTCCCGATCCAACTTCCGCCCAAGGGCGCAGACCGGGCTTTCGGCGGCATTATAGCGGATGCGGCGCGGGCCATCG
Encoded proteins:
- the lipA gene encoding lipoyl synthase, which encodes MRDLKLPDQRHPEKAHRPDNEQPKKPAWIRVKAPTSEGYKKTRDILKEKKLVTVCEEAGCPNVGECWSQGHATMMIMGEICTRGCTFCNVATGKPQALDAFEPGRVAHAVEQLGLKHVVITSVDRDDLEDGGAEHFAQTIRAIRHRAPDTTIEILTPDFLKCPPSALETVVEARPDVFNHNLETVPGLYPEVRPGARYFHSLRLLQKVKEMDPGMFTKSGIMVGLGEDRQAVLQVMDDMRAADVDFLTIGQYLQPTPKHHRVARFVTPDEFKGYETAAYGKGFLMVSATPLTRSSYHAGDDFDRLRAARFAKLGRA